The following proteins are co-located in the Clostridiales bacterium genome:
- a CDS encoding fructose bisphosphate aldolase, with product MNQLQMDLIHTGKGFIAALDQSGGSTPKALLQYGIKEDSYSNEEEMFNLVHDMRTRIITSPAFTSEYILGAILFENTMDRTIHDEFTADYLWEKKGIVPFLKVDKGLAAIENGVQLMKPIPDLDNLLKHAAQKNIFGTKMRSVIKDANSEGIKDVVAQQFEIGKQIIEAGLVPIIEPEVDIHSPDKEESEKILKEELLNQLSGLRQDEKIMLKLSIPTAENFYSDLMGEPHIARIVALSGGYSQTEANEKLARNQGLIASFSRALSQGLTAQQTEEEFDAMLSSSIKAIFAASIS from the coding sequence ATGAATCAGTTGCAAATGGACCTGATCCATACAGGAAAAGGTTTTATCGCTGCCCTGGATCAGAGCGGCGGGAGTACTCCAAAAGCACTCCTTCAATACGGAATTAAGGAAGACAGCTATTCCAATGAAGAAGAAATGTTCAATTTAGTCCATGACATGAGAACAAGAATCATAACAAGTCCGGCATTTACTTCCGAGTATATTCTGGGCGCCATCTTATTTGAGAATACGATGGATCGCACCATTCATGATGAATTTACTGCGGATTATCTTTGGGAGAAGAAAGGCATCGTTCCATTTTTAAAGGTTGACAAAGGACTCGCTGCCATTGAGAATGGAGTTCAGCTGATGAAGCCCATACCGGATCTGGACAATCTTCTAAAGCATGCCGCTCAAAAGAACATATTTGGAACCAAAATGCGCTCTGTGATCAAAGATGCCAACAGCGAAGGAATCAAAGATGTGGTTGCGCAGCAATTCGAGATCGGTAAGCAGATTATTGAAGCCGGACTGGTTCCAATCATAGAACCCGAGGTGGATATTCACAGCCCGGATAAGGAAGAATCTGAAAAAATATTGAAAGAAGAACTATTAAACCAATTGTCCGGCCTCAGGCAAGACGAAAAAATTATGCTGAAGCTATCCATACCGACGGCAGAGAATTTCTACAGCGATTTAATGGGAGAACCTCATATTGCACGAATTGTGGCTTTGTCGGGTGGATATTCACAGACCGAAGCGAATGAGAAATTGGCACGGAATCAAGGATTGATCGCCAGCTTTTCCCGCGCCCTTTCCCAAGGCTTGACGGCTCAACAGACGGAGGAAGAGTTTGATGCCATGTTGTCAAGCTCAATCAAAGCGATCTTTGCCGCATCGATTTCATAA
- a CDS encoding MerR family transcriptional regulator — protein MELTVGKIASKFRISRSTLLYYDAINLLKPSTRNKAGYRLYQDADIERLSKIMLFRQAGVPLAEIANLLDAANLEVSALLLKRLGELNQEIEAAQKQQNLIIKLLENSILYKNLKSLDESTWMTILNSAGLKRETTEEWHYEFEKHSPVQHQKLLELLGFEEDEIQSQREHYSSLNKK, from the coding sequence ATGGAATTAACAGTGGGTAAAATTGCATCGAAATTCAGGATTTCCAGGAGTACGTTATTATATTATGACGCAATCAACCTTCTTAAACCATCTACAAGGAATAAGGCAGGGTATCGGTTGTATCAAGATGCAGATATAGAACGACTCAGTAAGATTATGCTTTTTAGGCAAGCCGGGGTGCCATTGGCTGAGATCGCCAACCTTTTAGATGCAGCAAATCTCGAGGTTTCAGCACTTCTATTGAAGAGATTGGGAGAATTGAATCAAGAAATAGAAGCAGCACAAAAGCAACAAAATTTAATTATTAAATTATTGGAAAACAGTATTCTATATAAAAATCTTAAGAGCCTTGATGAAAGCACATGGATGACAATATTGAATTCGGCAGGCCTAAAAAGAGAAACAACAGAGGAGTGGCATTACGAATTTGAAAAGCACTCGCCAGTGCAACATCAAAAACTTCTAGAATTACTCGGATTTGAGGAGGATGAAATTCAAAGTCAAAGGGAGCATTACAGCAGCTTGAATAAAAAGTAG
- a CDS encoding MFS transporter, which yields MKSITTNQNLFLLLCGQFVSQIGDKFYAIALAYWVLQVTHAPSIMGIVLFSSMAPAIVVGFLAGGIIDSFSRKIFLISTDLIRGLVVTAVVVTYYMGALNLSVIIVAGVVLSVCSAFFDPTVQAVIPQIVKQEALNEANAKSQFLSGIALVVGPLLGGICVAWLGYGFVFLLNALSFFVASALASMIAIQPVIKETQSKKKIKENIRDGFQYILKRRSTLSIVSVVAILHFFVGSVQVIMPVFAVTLEGNGAQNLGYLEAFYGMGVILTGFLLSLISINHKEKKFMYGGICLIGLIYSVFGILSNSGIRNIVPYFFVFFLMSAAVVCISTCYRTILQKNVENEMAGRVFGIIGSVGNFTLPLAILIFGVLLDWFQSGQLLLFCGILLTILGLVLFKMDRKHTAASGDHWIN from the coding sequence ATGAAAAGTATAACTACGAATCAAAACCTTTTTTTATTGTTATGTGGGCAGTTCGTATCGCAAATCGGTGATAAATTTTACGCCATTGCGCTGGCTTACTGGGTACTTCAGGTCACACACGCACCATCCATAATGGGTATTGTACTGTTTTCATCGATGGCACCCGCAATCGTGGTCGGTTTTCTTGCGGGAGGGATTATTGATTCATTTAGCAGAAAAATATTTTTGATCAGCACAGATTTGATCAGGGGACTTGTAGTAACTGCTGTCGTGGTTACCTATTATATGGGAGCATTGAATCTGTCTGTCATTATAGTTGCAGGAGTTGTACTTTCTGTATGCTCTGCATTCTTTGATCCTACCGTCCAGGCAGTTATCCCACAGATTGTGAAGCAGGAAGCATTGAACGAGGCAAATGCTAAAAGTCAGTTTTTAAGCGGTATTGCTCTAGTAGTAGGCCCTTTGCTTGGAGGCATTTGTGTGGCTTGGTTGGGGTATGGCTTTGTCTTTTTACTGAATGCCTTATCTTTTTTTGTTGCATCCGCTCTTGCATCTATGATCGCTATTCAACCTGTAATAAAAGAAACGCAATCAAAGAAAAAGATTAAAGAAAACATTCGTGATGGCTTTCAATATATTCTCAAGAGAAGAAGTACCCTTTCAATTGTATCAGTGGTTGCCATCTTGCATTTCTTTGTGGGTTCTGTTCAGGTAATCATGCCGGTATTTGCCGTAACGTTGGAGGGGAACGGAGCACAAAATCTGGGATACCTGGAAGCCTTTTATGGGATGGGTGTTATTTTGACCGGTTTTTTACTGAGTTTGATCAGTATAAACCATAAGGAAAAGAAATTTATGTACGGAGGCATCTGTTTGATCGGCTTGATTTATTCCGTATTTGGCATTCTCAGTAATTCGGGTATCCGCAACATTGTTCCATACTTTTTCGTCTTCTTCCTGATGAGTGCTGCGGTAGTTTGTATCAGCACCTGCTATCGTACGATTCTGCAGAAAAATGTTGAGAATGAAATGGCAGGCAGAGTATTCGGAATCATCGGCTCGGTGGGTAATTTTACCTTGCCCCTTGCAATTCTCATCTTTGGGGTTTTGCTGGATTGGTTTCAATCTGGGCAATTGCTGCTCTTTTGCGGAATTTTGCTTACGATTCTGGGTCTTGTTTTATTCAAGATGGATCGTAAGCATACGGCTGCTTCCGGCGATCATTGGATAAACTGA
- a CDS encoding winged helix-turn-helix transcriptional regulator codes for MKQYTLGIEATLEILGGKWKALIVCQLMSGPKRTSELERLIPGISQKVLIQQLRELERDGIVGRIDYHQMPPKVEYYVTDYGKSANTIIHVMCSWGRENIALRKSRGEDIDLLEK; via the coding sequence TTGAAACAATATACTTTAGGCATTGAAGCAACCTTGGAAATCCTCGGCGGAAAATGGAAAGCGTTAATTGTATGTCAACTGATGTCTGGTCCCAAAAGAACAAGTGAATTAGAACGTCTTATTCCAGGCATCTCTCAAAAAGTACTTATACAGCAGCTTCGAGAATTGGAGCGGGATGGAATTGTGGGAAGAATAGACTATCATCAGATGCCTCCCAAGGTTGAATACTATGTAACGGATTACGGTAAATCCGCTAATACAATAATTCATGTAATGTGTTCCTGGGGACGGGAGAATATTGCGCTTAGAAAAAGCAGGGGGGAAGATATCGATCTGTTAGAAAAATAG